DNA sequence from the Eriocheir sinensis breed Jianghai 21 chromosome 70, ASM2467909v1, whole genome shotgun sequence genome:
atcatcatcatcatcgtcaccatcagccccagcatcatcatcatcgtcaccatcagccccagcatcatcatcatcgtcaccatcagccccagcatcatcatcatcgtcaccatcagccccagcatcatcatcatcgtcaccatcagccCCAGCATACGCATCACCATGACACACTGCAGCATTAGGATGACCATTTCAACATCAATGGCAGCATCAGTATTTACAGCATCACCGCATACGCCTTCAACATCTGCAGCAGCTTTAGCATTAGTATTGTCAACACCaatatcatcatcagtagtagacTTAGTGGTGTTGGCGTTATAATTATCATGAGATTTATTATTATAaatgattataattattactactaTAATCATTACTATGATCATTCATAATATTATCAGCgccattatcataatcattatgATTTTTTACTTTACAATATAATATTTCATCGTTCACAGCGGCGGTCGTCGCGGCATAAGTAGTGGCAGCAGGGCAtcgcggcagcggcggcggtgacgaGAACAGTAACATAACCACCACCAGCagaatcatcatcaccagcagcagcagcagcagcaggagcagcaaaaAGGTGGGGGCCAacgaaaggtgaagaaagagcagcagcagcagcagcaggcagcggtggcggcggcggcggccaccCAGCCTGGCGGTGGCGCGTGAGAGGAGGTTATTAGCTTAATATGGCCAAACAGGAGTTAGTGGCGAGGCGAAGTGGCGCGCTTATCACCTGATCCCCGCCCCAAGTGCCCGGCCGAGGCCTGATGCCAGCAGGAGGCGGCGCCGAGTCTCCGGGGCCGCGGCAACGAGGAGCCACACCTGGGCCACACCTGAGGGCCGCGGCGGCCGGCCCTCGCCAGCCCCCAGCCGCCATCTGTATGCACGTCGCGGCGGCATACAGAGCAGTAGCCCAGCAGCAGGGCCTGCGCCGCCCCGCCTCCTGCTACTCCAGCGACACCTTCCCGCCCGCCCCGGCCGCCCACCGCCCTCCCGCCACGCCCCCGGCACCTCCAGCACACAAAAAACGCCCCTGTGCCCCGCCAGCCGCCGCAGAGCCTCCGCAGCGCCCTGGCACGACACCCGGAGCGGCGCCTCCCCGGACCCTGTTAGTGGCACAGCGGGTATccggggggcgggggcggcctTGCGGGCCCCGGCCAGCTTACCTTccagccctccctctctcctgcgcCATGACCACAGCCGCCGCGGGACCCCGGCCAGACCTCGCGAACTGTGTCACATCAGGTGAACCACCGACCCTCCTTCAGGTGTAGGTAGTGTGGCACGCGTCGGCCATACGccacacgccccgccccgccccgcccacccaGGCCACCCGCCACCCACTCAGCCCACACAGCCAGCCCACCCGCCCCGACTGTCCACCTGCGAGAGGCCGGACAAAGCTcggacaaacacacagacaattTTAACCAAAACTGAATAgccggaggagaggaggagggtcagggggagggaggggggaggggttacCTGGGACACCTTAGAAGCCATACCTGCCCCACCAGACCCCAAGGTGACCAGCAGACCCCTCTTCACACacccatacgcacacacacacacacacacacacacacacacacacacacacacacattctacacGCCTGATCTCTTACATTATCCACAAAAAAGTTAATCAAATGGCTGTTGATAcaagagtgtgtgcgtgtgcgcgtgtgtgtgtgtgtgtgtgtgtgtgtgtgtgtgtgtgtgtgtgtgtgtgtgtgtgtgtgtgtgtgtagtatgtcagagagagagagagagagagagagagagagagagagagagagagagagagagagagagagagagagagagagattctgtttctgtgtgtgtgtgtgtgtgtgtgtgtgtgtgtgtgtgtgtgtgtgtgtgtgtgtgtgtgtgtgtgtctgtctctctctctctctctctctctctctctctctctctctctctctctctctctctctctctctctctctctctctctcacacacacacacacacacacacacacacacacacacacacacacacacacacacacacacgccatatgtTTCTTTAGTGGTATCATGAACAGGAGTGATAATGAtagagaggtgatgatgatgatgatgatgatgatggtgatgatgacgagacGGATAATGGTGTCGGAGTGACCTTAGGATTAGTGCGATGACGATGAccaaaagaatgatgatgatgatgatggtgatgatgatgatgatggtgatgatgatgatgatgatgatggcaatgcACGGTATGAGAggaatgtaagtaaaaaaaacgCGTAAGATTTAtgcctgaatgaaaaaaaaaggaggaggaggaggaggaggaggaggaggaggaagagaaacgaagaagaatgaTTTAAAGAGCCGAAAaaacagagaggagaaggaggaaaaaaagaagactaaaaaTAAGAtgcagaagaaaacgaaagaaaacaagatggagatgaagaggaaaagaagaaaaagaagaagaagaagaagaagaagaagatgaaaaggaagaagaaataaatatgttCTCCATTTTCCTATAtttcccccgtgtgtgtgtgtgtgtgtgtgtgtgtgtgtgtgtgcgtgtgtgtgtgtgtacccgcgcgtaagtgtgtctgtctgtctatctgtctctccgtgAATAtgtatatctctttttttctctgtctgccccctcccccctctctctctctctctctctctctctctctctctctctctcccccccccccgccttgtTGGGTGTGCAGGCAGACGTCGGGTCAGGCGAGGTCACGAGGGTCAACAGGTATAAGACCAAAAGATATTATGTTGAAGCgaatcagatctctctctctctctctctctctctctctctctctctctctctctcttgtgtgtctgtgtgttggtttatttatttatttctttgtgtgagagagagagagagagagagagagagagagagagagagagagagagagagagagagagagagagagagagagtcgtagaacacacacacacacacacacacacacacacacacacacacacacacacacacacacacacacacacatacacacacacacacacaacatttttcactttttatttcattctttcaaaCATTCCACAAATATTTCCttacattttcatctttttttcctcaaaCACatccactttttattttatttatttatttttattattattttattctcctttttctttttctttttttattcttatctttttattcttattttcttattttattcttatttttattatttttatccttattttatttttattcttatttttcctcaactttcaaAACACAGCAATCCAATTTTTTTTCCCTACACTACACGAAGTcacgagacggagatgagc
Encoded proteins:
- the LOC126988680 gene encoding uncharacterized protein LOC126988680, translating into MPAGGGAESPGPRQRGATPGPHLRAAAAGPRQPPAAICMHVAAAYRAVAQQQGLRRPASCYSSDTFPPAPAAHRPPATPPAPPAHKKRPCAPPAAAEPPQRPGVGSVARVGHTPHAPPRPAHPGHPPPTQPTQPAHPPRLSTCERPDKARTNTQTILTKTE